The Sabethes cyaneus chromosome 3, idSabCyanKW18_F2, whole genome shotgun sequence DNA window gtaacagtattatttgataagtatctaacttgtaccaaaatctgcaaaaataatgaaataattcgagtttccaccactactggtactaccaccactaatggtgcgtttaccctacCATTCgtaaacaataacaataattttATTCTTAGGGTGGAAAAAGTGTTCACGTGCACCTTGCTGTAATTGGCTCTTGCAATATCTACGAGGTAGAGTTTCAACGCTCCTGGAGGATCATATCGCTGGGAAAAGGTATGGTGAGATGATGACATACGCTTTTCAATGATAATATATTCAATAGAGATCAAGATGTATTGGCTAGCCAGCTGTCCACTCATAACGAGACCAGCAGCACCACCCAAGTCGATGCCCAGTTAAACACGTCATTACAAACGAGTAAGATTTACAGTGTAAGTTTGAATAATTACATTAAACTCCTATTATTGATCATTCCCATTGCAGGCAGCAGAATTATGGTTCCCAATGGTTTTGACCATTTTAAATATTATGTCTGGCAGCTAACCGTTTCCCGATGATGTCAACTGCAGGAAACAGCTGGATTTAGCTAACAGAAAACTATTCGGAAGTGTTCCATGTTCTACAGTTGTCAGATTTTACAGCTTCATCTGTGCTAACGATCAAGAAAAGATTTTTAGAATCAAATGATAGAATAGTTTTAATATATGTACTTAATATAAACTAATACGACACATTATAATAAGCCAATTTCTTGTGTattaaatataaattagaattgaCGACCTgctattttttacttttgattttcgttCACTGTGAAAAAGCCTGCACAATTTCTATGAGTCATTAAAATTGCTTAGAGATTTGAACTGATTTACTTGCAACAAGTTTCAGTTGCATGGTACTAATCAGGAACACATTTTATGCGGTCTCTCAGAACTCTTTTAAATTAcattaaaattttcaaacagGTTTCGGAGATATAACCGGAACAACTTCCGGAATCAAAACCGAGATCCAAACCGACTCAAAACCAATCAAGCGTGTTGTCAAACATGTTTGcaagtttttaatttattttttaggTCACTTGGACATGTTCCCAATTACATATGTACTACAGAAGAAGTGGCAACTTTTTGGTATGAACCAAATCAAGTCATGCGGAATGTCAAACTTTATATTTTTCTGTATTTATCACTTTGGTGGTAATTTCAGGTGTTTATTTTCACTTTGGAGTTCGCTCGAACATATTCCGGACTAGGGGCAAGCATTAAAAGAAAGGCATGTATATATCTAAGGGTGATTTAAACAGGTTTATTGACCTATTTGCACATCTTCAAGAGTATTCCTTCACTTTATGAGGAAAAATTTACCTTATTTTTACTAATTTCTGGTATAACCATAGCTGGTACACTTTGATGGCGAATAAAAGAACACTATAGCCATAACTGGTACGTTAGAATGAAGTTTTTGGATCGCATTTAAACAATAAATTACGTCCAGATCAAAAGTTTTTCAATATACAACGAATTAAAACCGTTCAAATTTTGCTATAGGTATGCTAAGTAACAAATAACAGCATTTTATCATATTGAAATAGCTTAAAGAGTGACATATCGTGTTAACTATAACCATGACTGGTGCATTTACCCTAACTAGACTgttaaaggtctagtttataagatTTATGATAATAATATTGAATAATtcataatttcctgtaaagccattctatttgattcatatcaattaaatttttgacgtaggactatgtctttcaggaaggtagctggtattgggggtaattccaaaaaaatctttctcgaaaggtggtcaggttttgaacgctaatagcttagtggtttccccatcgattttcaatattcttacaccaatcgattggaaaatcttctaagaattggcccaaatgaagaaaaatacggattcttgatgttgaactattggatttccaagatatttacgcCAAttaatcggaaaatcgatttggaatatattgaaaatatagaaaactattgaatttcaatgcgcgtcattgaaaaatttaattattttcattttctgcctcccacgtcagtgcttccctagcacggatgacgatatgagctatgggttaagcttccttacgCCCAacagaatccgatcgaaaattgttgagcttcagctgttgctgcttccccggataaggcaacgaagacatccaaattcagcaagcgagacgccaacaaaccgaagaatctatcgactcatccgccagtgaacgatatgattttggctgctatgccatttactgcgcatcgtcagtcggtcagcggctttcgttggcaacacatcggcaagcagctagcttgcgatacatcgggcaggcagctttcaagtcacatccgtggcataattttaaaagttgtatttgaaacattgtttgctttACTGCACATCGCCGTCAGTTGGTTGTGTTCAttggctgctgaggaaaggaaagtatgctgagtgTGTTGGAGATGGGGCACTCGTCTCACTGCCGttatggaatatctggctgctgaagttctaatattggcaggaaatatgctgctcgcgacaacaaaacgaccagaattatgccaGATGCCACGTTtcttgcagttggccacctggactggtatttctccgtgactcatgaccatacacgaacggcttcgtcgatcgcatagctgctgaggcttttcggctggtccgttgcaacaagccgtgcctggttagcggttatcgataCTCCAATTTACTtaaaagagaattacgttaggtgcgttagtgcaagtttattgcaagctagagttatgataatcaaataaccggtccttttaaggatcacacaacgattgaagagttttttttatattttcttgcccagttaatacgataataacacaggcaacgagggaaaagttgcaCATTTCGCCGTTGTGGACGACCAACACATGGCGGGAATAcattttctggtcacgggcgacattttctgccacttccaaaacgtctgcagcttgttaatgctttattatcagtgttcttcttttgtatactgcagaaaaatgttacgcaaatttttcagctttttgaaaactcgcgcgtaccgtctaccgattaccagaggaaaagcattattcaacgtagaaatagatcgtgaaaatttatttactgtttggttgtGACTtcaattcgttttaataaaatagattcaatcaattcatggatataacgggtgacaactaaaattttggaatttttttctcaagctgtcaaaaaaaaaacaaagatacatgaaggagatctgatttaccgaaattagagATACATTAtcaattgttgaaaaaaattagtgtacatttaaaaACGGTCCGCAATCGACTGTTcgacgaagcttccgtttgatgtccgaataggagcgttgtacggtcgtcatgtcaactttgcgaatgcatctcttgattctaccaatcaactgtttgcaattcgtggctctccagttatttttgtacaccaacgaGCTCAAAATCCGGAAGAattcttcgattgggcgcactgagacagatttttcgggtcgtggtttttgggtagaaatgggatcgaatgggtattctggaacgattgtgtttttttggcgtaatgcgaggATGCTTCATCCAGCCAAAGCACGTGTTGTCCATTTGCATGGTGTTTTCCTAGAAACGAgattaaaattttcttcaaacattcgtcagGCAcaccttaattgatagccaaaccagagggcttgattttgaaggcacgagaaagaccACGACGCCCTCCTGTGTCCATAATTTCGGCTGGTCTTGCACTACCTTACCTACGAATAGTTggtgggcatcttaggatatggtaaacagtcgaagtcgcaacatattcgctttttaaatgttgtaccgtatactttttgccgagatttctgtgacagttcgtagaagtgaaCAACGCGCTCCTGAAATGCtttttgtttcgacgtcattttaagcaaagcAGGGCatatataaacaaataaaaaaataacgacaaaaagaggagagagagagagctaccACATACATACTTTCAtatctctctgagctcgtttgttgttgagcatagaagcctaaaaaaaaatccaaaattttagttgtcacccgttaattccaaaatcggttgaggattgaacgtacactatgttactactttgataaacgttgcgtttgtaggttgtatacatgaagaatcgtatgattacatacatggatacatcccactatcgctacaaagaggcttacgtagtcctacgtcacctatgcggtcgggTCTTGTGCACAAACCCTcagattttttataatcaaggttctacagttcctaaacaagtaaacattgaggtatactatattcagcaaagttgtgtatttttactacttgtacaactttgtaatacattaATATGCAAGGCAGAtacgcctgaaactcttctatcgtgttgacatagctaggttttgagtgacaaccacttgcttctggtgctagtgtatatgttcgattcaatgatacactagcgccagcagcaagccgttgtcactgcaaaactagttaacTTCAATGAGCCGCTATCTAGGCAATGCCGACACGTTAttcatcggtctctcttttgatctgtgtttgaaaagcatctaatccttgtgctggctatttcaggcgctcggatttaaaaaacacagacaccactatagaaaatgggcccaatttatcCGCAGTGACtacatcatttctcgcgactgtaactcaaattcagtagcgtttcattaagaccaaaatacacgccgatattctgtaaatattattctatcaactggtataaaaatcttgtctcgaatgaatatagtttcaacgtaattcctgaacattgtttaggctaccgcttaatgggctgaaaataccctcctgtaCCCTAAATAGTTGCTGGCAAGAAACGTGGGAGCCCAACTAGCACTAATGTCAAAACGGAGCTGGATGGGGAGTAATGCTGGGAAATAAGTTTCGcatggattacgtagccaatTGAAGTCTCGTAATTTACAAATTCTTGCATTTGCATTAATTCTCCCGATGGCCCATTACGGACATGACCCGTGAACGCTGAAACAAACTGATCAATGAGTGCTTTGGGGGTTTTCAGCGTCAATTTCTGCGATAAATACTTGAAGGCACAGAGGAGAATAAAGTGTGACGCAGACGTATGAATGAACCGCGAGCTgcatcaagtatacaaatatgttgaTATAATAagggtagtacaatgtggcaggctgcggtgggctgaccacgtagccagaatgcccgatgaatgagtagccaaaattattttcagcaaaCATCTCTGCTGCTGCAGAGCAGAGCAAAGATGTTCTCTTTGCAAACCATTTTGTAGGAAAATTTTGATCTGTAGATGTAAAAATCTGACCAGTTTGGTGATAAATCtgataaataaattattatctatttatataagaggcttatgtctgtaccgaaaaccaggtctgtGACAGGACGTcctaagaggcttatcggtaacttaAAACAGATCCCTGATAgctcatgctttcgtagcattgtgttgtattctcagtcacctcactggtcgactgctggactactcgattgctcaactgattgactagactgctcgactgaactgttcgattcaactgctcgactcaactgattgattggacagatcgacttgactgtttgactgaacagctcgatttaactgcttgagtggaatactcgacttaactactcgattcggtTGCTTGAcatatttgcttgacttactactcgacccgagtgctcgacttaactgcacgaatgaactgctctactggacagttcgattcgactgctcgactggactgcttgactggacagcatgatttatctgcttgactagactgctcgactcaactgttcaattcgacgctcgactcaactgctcgattcaactgcttgatttcactgctcgactggactactcgacttaactgctcgactcgattgctcgaatgaactacttgactcaactactcgttTGGACTATTctaatcggctgctcgactcaaatgctcaacccgattgctcgacttgactggtcgactggactactcgactcgatttctcgactcagctgctcaactggactactcgactcaactgctcgaataaaccgttggcctggactactcgactcaactgctcgactccaccgctcgactcgactgcttgactcgactgctcgaatgaactgctcgaatgaactgctcgactcgactgcacgaacgaactgctcgactcaactgtttgacttaaccgcttgacccgactgcttgactaaaccattcgattcgactgctcgactcaactgctcgaccaactgctgcttgacttaacagcttgatttaactgctcgactagactgctcgatttggctgctcgacttgactgtgcgactcgactgctcgacccaactgcttgactcaattgcttgattcgact harbors:
- the LOC128743678 gene encoding uncharacterized protein LOC128743678, with the translated sequence MIGHHAEHVSRETLVGLFRWKKCSRAPCCNWLLQYLRGRVSTLLEDHIAGKRDQDVLASQLSTHNETSSTTQVDAQLNTSLQTSKIYSAAELWFPMVLTILNIMSGS